A single region of the Variovorax paradoxus genome encodes:
- a CDS encoding acetyl-CoA carboxylase carboxyltransferase subunit alpha: MAKRTFLDFEQPIAELESKIEELRYVQTESAVDISEEIDQLGKKSQQLTKDIYSDLTPWQITKIARHPERPYTLDYVNEIFTDFVELHGDRHFSDDLSIVGGLARFNGTPCMVLGHQKGRDTKERTARNFGMSKPEGYRKALRLMKTAEKFKLPVFTFVDTPGAYPGIDAEERGQSEAIGRNIYEMAQLEVPIIVTIIGEGGSGGALAISVGDQLLMLQYSIYSVISPEGCASILWKTSDKAQEAADALGITAHRLKALGLVDKIVNEPVGGAHRDHRQMAAFLKRALNDAFRQVSDLKPKELLDRRYERLQSYGRFNDTKADTGR, encoded by the coding sequence TTGGCGAAACGAACCTTCCTCGACTTCGAGCAGCCCATTGCTGAACTCGAATCCAAGATCGAAGAACTGCGCTATGTACAGACCGAATCGGCGGTCGACATCTCGGAGGAAATCGACCAGCTGGGCAAGAAAAGCCAGCAACTCACCAAAGACATCTACAGCGACCTGACGCCCTGGCAGATCACCAAGATCGCACGGCATCCGGAGCGCCCCTATACGCTCGACTACGTCAACGAAATCTTCACCGACTTCGTCGAGCTGCATGGCGACCGGCATTTTTCGGACGACCTTTCGATCGTCGGCGGGCTTGCACGCTTCAATGGCACGCCTTGCATGGTGCTGGGCCACCAGAAGGGGCGCGACACCAAAGAGCGCACCGCGCGCAACTTCGGCATGAGCAAGCCAGAGGGCTACCGCAAGGCATTGCGGCTCATGAAGACGGCCGAAAAATTCAAGCTGCCGGTCTTCACCTTCGTCGATACGCCCGGCGCCTATCCCGGCATCGACGCCGAGGAGCGTGGCCAGTCCGAAGCCATCGGCCGCAACATCTACGAGATGGCGCAGCTCGAAGTGCCGATCATCGTCACCATCATCGGTGAAGGCGGCTCCGGCGGCGCCCTCGCAATCTCGGTGGGCGACCAGCTCCTGATGTTGCAGTACTCCATCTACTCGGTCATCAGCCCCGAAGGCTGCGCTTCCATTCTCTGGAAGACCAGCGACAAGGCGCAGGAAGCGGCCGATGCCCTCGGCATTACCGCGCACCGCCTGAAGGCATTGGGCCTGGTCGACAAGATCGTGAACGAGCCGGTCGGCGGCGCGCACCGCGACCACCGCCAAATGGCTGCTTTTCTCAAGCGCGCGCTCAACGACGCCTTCCGCCAGGTCAGCGACCTGAAGCCGAAAGAGCTGCTCGATCGCCGCTACGAACGCCTGCAAAGCTACGGGCGCTTCAACGACACCAAGGCCGACACCGGCAGATAA
- a CDS encoding DNA-3-methyladenine glycosylase family protein — MPATRKSSVQIFTPDYWEEACKHLAKKDRVMKRLIPKFGDACLESRGDAFTTLARSIVGQQISVKAAQTVWDKFAVLPRKLTPANVLKLKVDDMRAAGLSARKVEYLVDLAIHFDSGAVHVDAWKDMSDELIIEELVAIRGIGRWTAEMFLIFHLMRPNVLPVDDLGLLNGISVNYFSGDPVSRSDARDVAVAWAPFCSVATWYIWRSLDPVPVAY; from the coding sequence ATGCCTGCAACCAGGAAATCGAGCGTCCAGATCTTCACGCCCGATTACTGGGAGGAGGCCTGCAAGCACCTGGCCAAGAAGGACCGCGTGATGAAGCGGTTGATTCCGAAGTTCGGCGATGCCTGCCTCGAGTCGCGCGGCGATGCGTTCACCACGCTCGCGCGCAGCATCGTGGGCCAGCAGATTTCAGTGAAGGCCGCGCAGACGGTGTGGGACAAGTTCGCGGTGCTTCCGCGCAAGCTGACCCCGGCCAACGTGCTCAAGCTCAAGGTCGACGACATGCGCGCGGCAGGGCTGTCGGCGCGCAAGGTCGAGTACCTGGTCGACCTGGCCATTCACTTCGATTCGGGCGCGGTGCACGTCGACGCCTGGAAGGACATGTCGGACGAGCTCATCATCGAAGAGCTCGTGGCCATTCGCGGCATCGGCCGCTGGACGGCTGAAATGTTCCTCATCTTTCACCTGATGCGGCCCAATGTGCTGCCTGTGGACGACCTGGGCCTGCTCAACGGCATCAGCGTGAACTATTTTTCGGGCGATCCCGTGAGCCGCAGTGATGCCCGCGACGTCGCCGTGGCCTGGGCGCCATTTTGCAGTGTGGCAACTTGGTATATTTGGCGCTCGCTCGACCCGGTACCGGTCGCATACTGA
- a CDS encoding peptidylprolyl isomerase gives MSNPKVELHIKNYGVITLELDSAKAPKSAENFVNYVKNGHYDNTVFHRVIPGFMVQGGGFEPGMKQKPTGAEIENEANNGLKNDNYTVAMARTSAPHSATAQFFINVADNGFLNHTAPSAQGWGYAVFGKVTGGTDVVDKIKAVKTGRKGFHDDVPLEDVVIEKAVVVSE, from the coding sequence ATGAGCAACCCCAAAGTCGAACTGCACATCAAGAACTACGGCGTGATCACGCTCGAGCTCGACAGCGCCAAGGCCCCCAAGTCGGCCGAAAACTTCGTCAACTATGTGAAGAACGGTCACTACGACAACACGGTGTTCCACCGTGTGATTCCGGGCTTCATGGTGCAAGGCGGCGGCTTCGAACCCGGCATGAAGCAAAAGCCCACCGGCGCCGAAATCGAGAACGAAGCCAACAACGGCCTCAAGAACGACAACTACACCGTGGCCATGGCCCGCACGAGCGCACCGCACTCGGCCACCGCCCAGTTCTTCATCAACGTGGCCGACAACGGCTTCCTGAACCACACCGCCCCCTCGGCCCAGGGCTGGGGCTACGCGGTGTTCGGCAAGGTCACCGGCGGCACCGATGTCGTCGACAAGATCAAGGCCGTGAAGACGGGCCGCAAGGGCTTCCATGACGACGTGCCGCTCGAAGACGTCGTGATTGAAAAGGCTGTTGTCGTCTCCGAATAA
- a CDS encoding tetratricopeptide repeat protein, protein MKHVAFSKLSIAFALLFSLWGSTAYANDYDDVNTLLRQGKSNEALAKADAYIAGKPRDPQMRFLRGVILTEQKKQNEAIAAFTQLTQDFPELPEPYNNLAALYAAQSKFDQARAALEQALKLNPNYATAHENLGDVYARLAAQEYVRAQQFASTNASVAPKLSLIRQIFNPKAEAQAATLPPPPAEVRKPVGRPSK, encoded by the coding sequence ATGAAGCACGTCGCGTTCTCCAAACTCTCCATCGCCTTTGCACTGCTCTTCAGCCTGTGGGGTTCCACCGCGTACGCCAACGACTACGACGACGTGAACACGCTGCTGCGCCAGGGCAAGTCGAACGAGGCGCTCGCCAAGGCCGACGCGTACATTGCCGGCAAGCCGCGCGATCCGCAGATGCGCTTTCTGCGAGGCGTGATCCTCACCGAGCAAAAGAAGCAGAACGAGGCCATCGCCGCGTTCACGCAGCTGACGCAAGACTTCCCCGAATTGCCCGAGCCCTACAACAACCTGGCCGCGCTCTATGCGGCGCAGAGCAAGTTCGACCAGGCACGCGCCGCTCTGGAACAGGCGCTCAAGCTCAACCCCAACTACGCCACCGCGCATGAAAATCTCGGCGACGTGTATGCGCGTCTCGCCGCCCAGGAATATGTGCGGGCGCAGCAATTCGCCAGCACCAACGCGAGCGTCGCGCCCAAGCTCTCGCTGATCCGCCAGATCTTCAACCCGAAAGCCGAAGCGCAAGCCGCAACGCTGCCACCGCCTCCGGCGGAAGTTCGCAAACCGGTCGGCCGCCCGAGCAAGTAA
- the tilS gene encoding tRNA lysidine(34) synthetase TilS, with the protein MNEAFERAMAAFEPAYLPLAVGFSGGADSTALLAACASAWPGQVVAFHVHHGLQAVADDFERHCAEVCERLGVPLVVHRVDARHARGDSPEDAARRARYEAFAAMALSGESAGAIKSIVLGHHADDQVETLLLALSRGAGLPGLAAMPAHAQRHGLDIYRPLLAVPGADIRAWLKGLDLPWIEDPTNQDERYTRNRIRAVLLPALAQAFPQFRSTFTRSIGHAAQAQELLGELAAQDLATVGAPPRIAPLRLLSHARQANLLRYWLMQAHGCVPSAAQLDQLLSQLQACTTRGHRIHLKVANGFVERRGDFLHWYNSRPSPKASR; encoded by the coding sequence ATGAACGAAGCCTTCGAACGCGCGATGGCCGCGTTCGAGCCAGCGTATCTGCCGTTGGCGGTGGGCTTCAGCGGCGGGGCGGATTCCACGGCCTTGCTGGCCGCTTGCGCGTCGGCATGGCCGGGGCAGGTGGTGGCCTTTCATGTACACCACGGGCTGCAAGCTGTGGCCGACGATTTCGAGCGGCATTGCGCCGAGGTGTGTGAGCGGCTGGGCGTGCCGCTGGTCGTCCATCGCGTCGATGCCCGGCATGCGCGGGGCGACAGTCCTGAAGATGCCGCACGGCGTGCGCGCTACGAGGCCTTTGCAGCAATGGCTCTCTCGGGCGAATCGGCTGGCGCTATCAAATCAATAGTCCTCGGGCACCATGCAGACGACCAGGTCGAGACACTGCTGCTCGCCTTGTCCAGGGGGGCGGGGTTGCCGGGCCTTGCGGCCATGCCGGCGCATGCGCAGCGTCATGGGCTCGACATCTACCGGCCGTTGCTGGCCGTGCCCGGTGCCGATATCCGTGCCTGGCTGAAGGGGCTCGACTTGCCCTGGATCGAGGATCCGACCAACCAGGACGAGCGCTACACCCGCAACCGCATCCGCGCCGTGCTGTTGCCGGCGCTGGCGCAGGCTTTTCCGCAATTCCGCTCCACCTTCACCCGCAGCATCGGCCATGCCGCGCAGGCGCAGGAGCTGTTGGGCGAACTGGCGGCGCAAGACCTGGCCACAGTGGGCGCTCCACCGCGCATTGCCCCACTGCGGCTGCTTTCACATGCGCGCCAAGCCAACCTGCTGCGATACTGGCTGATGCAGGCGCACGGCTGCGTCCCCAGCGCGGCGCAGCTCGACCAATTGCTGAGCCAGTTGCAAGCGTGCACGACCCGCGGCCACCGCATCCACCTCAAGGTGGCCAACGGTTTCGTCGAGCGGCGGGGCGATTTTTTGCATTGGTACAATTCCAGGCCCTCGCCCAAGGCTTCGCGCTGA
- a CDS encoding peptidylprolyl isomerase, translated as MTIQALFNFPSTRFSRRGAFALAAALAFAGTVHAQQAGPRVKLATSAGDILVELDQAKAPKTVENFLQYVKDKHYDGTVFHRVIDGFMIQGGGFTAEMQQKPTRPPIALEANNGLKNDRYTIAMARTGNPNSATSQFFINVKNNDSLNAPNPDGYGYTVFGRVVSGTDVVDKIRAVQTGNKGGMQNVPLEPIIIKSATLAK; from the coding sequence TTGACGATCCAAGCCTTATTCAATTTCCCGTCCACCCGATTCAGCCGCCGCGGCGCGTTCGCGCTGGCCGCAGCCCTCGCCTTTGCCGGTACCGTGCATGCGCAGCAGGCCGGCCCGCGCGTGAAGCTCGCCACCTCGGCCGGCGACATCCTCGTCGAACTCGATCAGGCCAAGGCACCCAAGACAGTCGAGAACTTTCTGCAGTACGTCAAGGACAAGCACTACGACGGCACAGTGTTCCACCGTGTGATCGACGGCTTCATGATCCAGGGCGGCGGCTTCACGGCCGAGATGCAACAAAAGCCCACGCGCCCGCCCATTGCCCTCGAAGCCAATAATGGCCTGAAGAACGACAGGTACACCATTGCCATGGCGCGCACCGGCAACCCGAATTCGGCCACGTCGCAGTTCTTCATCAACGTGAAGAACAACGACTCGCTCAACGCGCCCAATCCCGACGGCTACGGCTACACGGTGTTCGGCCGCGTCGTGTCCGGCACCGACGTGGTCGACAAGATCCGCGCTGTTCAAACCGGTAACAAGGGCGGCATGCAGAACGTGCCGCTCGAGCCCATCATCATCAAGTCCGCCACACTGGCGAAGTAA
- a CDS encoding UDP-2,3-diacylglucosamine diphosphatase → MAANPAFKELLAPPTWRTVDLISDLHLQAEEPVTFEAWQGYLQTTPADALIILGDLFEVWVGDDAAALPGFEAHCAELLRRTAERLPVYFMHGNRDFLVGPALAAQCGFTLLDDPTVLVLHGERWLLSHGDILCLDDTDYLKFRAQVRTPEWQAAFLARPLAERRALARSMREQSEDRKRDPSTLWADVDGGAARQWLEQARARTLVHGHTHRPADHDLGDGLQRMVLSDWDVAAHPPRAQLLCLSPAGAQRVDLR, encoded by the coding sequence ATGGCGGCAAATCCGGCTTTCAAGGAGTTGCTCGCTCCGCCGACGTGGCGCACCGTCGACCTGATTTCGGACCTGCATCTGCAGGCCGAGGAGCCCGTCACCTTCGAAGCGTGGCAGGGCTATTTGCAGACCACGCCGGCCGATGCGCTGATCATCCTCGGCGACCTGTTCGAAGTGTGGGTGGGCGACGACGCCGCCGCCCTGCCCGGCTTCGAGGCGCATTGCGCCGAGCTGCTGCGTCGCACCGCCGAACGGCTGCCGGTGTACTTCATGCACGGCAACCGCGACTTCCTCGTGGGCCCAGCGCTTGCGGCGCAATGCGGCTTCACGCTGCTGGACGACCCCACAGTGCTGGTGCTGCACGGTGAACGGTGGCTTCTGAGCCACGGCGATATTCTTTGCCTCGACGACACCGACTACCTCAAGTTTCGCGCCCAGGTGCGCACGCCTGAGTGGCAGGCCGCATTTCTGGCCAGGCCGCTTGCCGAACGCCGCGCGCTCGCACGGTCGATGCGCGAGCAAAGCGAAGACCGCAAACGCGACCCGTCGACGCTTTGGGCCGATGTGGATGGCGGTGCCGCCCGCCAGTGGCTTGAGCAGGCGCGCGCGCGCACACTGGTGCACGGCCATACGCACCGTCCCGCCGACCACGACTTGGGCGACGGCCTCCAGCGCATGGTGCTGAGCGACTGGGACGTGGCGGCCCATCCGCCGCGCGCGCAGCTGCTGTGCCTTTCACCCGCCGGCGCGCAACGCGTCGATCTGCGTTAA
- a CDS encoding aspartate kinase, with protein sequence MALIVHKYGGTSMGSTERIKNVAKRVAKWARAGHQMIVVPSAMSGETNRLLGLAKELAPSKPSDAHGRELDMLAATGEQASSALLAIALQAEGMEAVSYAGWQVSVRTDSSYTKARIESIDDERVRADLDAGKVVVITGFQGVDDSGNITTLGRGGSDTSAVAIAAAMKAHECLIYTDVDGVYTTDPRVEPDARRLSTVSFEEMLEMASLGSKVLQIRSVEFAGKYKVPLRVLSSFTPWDIDINEEAKSGTLITFEEDENMEQAVVSGIAFNRDEAKISVLGVPDKPGIAYHILGAVADANIEVDVIIQNLSKDGRTDFSFTVHRNEYAKTVDLLQSKVMPSLGATEIVGDTKICKVSIVGIGMRSHVGVASKMFRVLSEEGINIQMISTSEIKTSVVIDEKYMELAVRALHKAFDLDQPAA encoded by the coding sequence ATGGCATTGATCGTTCACAAATACGGCGGTACGTCGATGGGCTCGACCGAGCGCATCAAGAATGTCGCCAAGCGCGTCGCGAAGTGGGCGCGCGCCGGCCACCAGATGATCGTGGTCCCGAGTGCCATGAGCGGCGAAACCAATCGCCTGCTCGGCCTGGCCAAAGAGCTGGCTCCGAGCAAACCCAGCGACGCCCACGGCCGCGAACTCGACATGCTCGCCGCCACCGGCGAACAGGCTTCGTCCGCGCTGCTGGCCATTGCCCTGCAGGCCGAAGGCATGGAAGCCGTGAGCTACGCGGGATGGCAGGTGTCGGTGCGCACCGACAGCTCCTACACCAAGGCCCGCATCGAGAGCATCGACGACGAACGCGTCCGCGCCGACCTGGATGCCGGCAAGGTGGTTGTCATTACCGGCTTTCAGGGCGTGGACGACAGCGGCAACATCACCACGCTGGGCCGGGGCGGCAGCGACACCTCGGCCGTGGCCATTGCGGCCGCCATGAAGGCCCACGAGTGTCTGATCTACACCGACGTGGACGGCGTCTACACCACTGACCCGCGCGTGGAGCCCGATGCGCGCCGCCTCTCGACCGTGAGCTTCGAAGAGATGCTCGAGATGGCGAGCCTGGGCTCCAAGGTGCTGCAGATCCGCTCGGTGGAATTCGCCGGCAAATACAAGGTGCCCCTGCGCGTGCTTTCGAGCTTCACGCCCTGGGACATCGACATCAATGAAGAGGCCAAGTCCGGCACGCTGATCACTTTCGAGGAAGACGAAAACATGGAACAAGCCGTTGTATCCGGCATCGCTTTCAACCGCGACGAAGCCAAGATCTCGGTGCTGGGCGTGCCCGACAAGCCGGGCATCGCGTATCACATCCTCGGTGCCGTGGCGGACGCCAACATCGAAGTCGACGTGATCATCCAGAACCTCAGCAAGGACGGTCGCACCGACTTCAGCTTTACCGTGCACCGCAACGAGTATGCGAAGACGGTCGACCTGCTGCAATCGAAAGTCATGCCCTCGCTGGGCGCGACCGAGATCGTGGGCGACACCAAGATCTGCAAGGTCAGCATCGTGGGCATCGGCATGCGCAGCCACGTGGGCGTCGCCAGCAAGATGTTCCGCGTGCTGAGCGAAGAGGGCATCAACATCCAGATGATTTCGACCAGCGAGATCAAGACCTCGGTCGTCATCGACGAAAAATATATGGAATTGGCGGTGCGCGCGTTGCACAAAGCCTTCGATCTGGACCAACCTGCCGCCTGA
- a CDS encoding zinc-dependent peptidase, which produces MFKWLRQLRALPPIPEAAWQATLERYAFLGELPHLVQQRLRTLTAEFLRDKEFHGTQGFVITDEVALAIAAQAVLPVLNLKGGLDWYDDFVGIVVHPSEVVARRKIVDEAQVVHEYDEVVAGEAMDRGPVMLSWQDVLASGITTGGGYNVVIHEFAHKIDMRAGDADGCPPLPPGFAGKKNARESRAAWLAVLQPAYEDFREKTILADRFGAEPPWLDDYGATSISEFFAVACEAYFVNRPNFARDFPAVVALFDEFFLPKQS; this is translated from the coding sequence ATGTTCAAGTGGCTGCGCCAGTTGCGCGCCCTGCCCCCGATTCCCGAAGCGGCCTGGCAGGCGACGCTCGAGCGCTATGCCTTTCTGGGCGAATTGCCTCACCTCGTACAGCAACGGCTGCGCACCCTCACGGCTGAATTCCTGCGCGACAAGGAATTTCACGGCACGCAGGGCTTCGTCATCACCGACGAGGTCGCGCTGGCAATTGCCGCGCAGGCGGTGCTGCCGGTTCTCAACTTGAAAGGCGGCCTGGACTGGTACGACGATTTTGTCGGCATCGTGGTGCATCCGTCGGAGGTCGTCGCGCGGCGCAAGATCGTCGACGAAGCGCAGGTGGTGCACGAATACGACGAGGTGGTGGCCGGCGAGGCCATGGACCGCGGCCCGGTGATGCTGAGCTGGCAGGATGTGCTCGCAAGCGGCATCACCACTGGCGGCGGCTACAACGTCGTGATCCACGAGTTCGCCCACAAGATCGACATGCGCGCAGGCGATGCCGACGGCTGTCCGCCGCTGCCGCCGGGCTTCGCGGGCAAGAAGAATGCGCGCGAGTCTCGCGCCGCCTGGCTTGCGGTGCTGCAGCCGGCGTATGAAGACTTTCGCGAGAAGACGATCCTCGCTGACCGCTTCGGCGCCGAGCCGCCATGGCTCGACGACTATGGCGCAACATCGATCAGCGAGTTCTTCGCGGTGGCCTGCGAGGCCTACTTCGTGAACCGTCCGAACTTCGCGCGGGACTTCCCCGCGGTGGTGGCGCTGTTCGATGAGTTCTTTCTTCCTAAACAGAGCTGA
- the cysS gene encoding cysteine--tRNA ligase, which yields MSLRIYNTLSRELEEFSPLQPGRVRMYVCGMTVYDLCHLGHARSMIAFDLVQRWLKASGYAVTYVRNITDIDDKIIRRAVENGETIRSLTDRMIDALHEDADALGIERPSHEPRATDYIPQMLSMIGTLEKKGLAYRAENGDVNYAIRKFPGYGKLSGKSIDELHAGERVAVLDGKDDPLDPVLWKSAKASEPDEVKWASEFGAGRPGWHIECSAMACELLGETLDIHGGGEDLQFPHHENEIAQSEGATGKPLSNYWMHNGFIVTDNEKMSKSLGNFFLIRDVLKKYDAETIRFFVVRAHYRRPLNYSDVHLDDARNSLKRLYTALELVAPEAVAIDWSDPYAARFKSAMDEDFATPEAVAVLFDLAGEVNRTRSAAQAGLLKALGGCLNILQSDPTSFLRAGTTLDEATIQAQIDARAAAKAAKNFAEADRIRNDLLAQGIVLKDSPTGTTWAAAQ from the coding sequence ATGAGTCTGCGCATCTACAACACGCTTTCGCGTGAACTGGAGGAGTTCTCCCCATTGCAACCGGGCCGGGTGCGCATGTACGTGTGCGGCATGACGGTTTATGACCTGTGCCACCTGGGCCATGCGCGCTCGATGATCGCCTTCGACCTGGTGCAGCGGTGGCTCAAGGCCAGCGGCTATGCCGTGACCTATGTGCGCAACATCACGGACATCGACGACAAGATCATTCGCCGCGCCGTCGAGAACGGCGAGACGATCCGCTCGCTCACCGACCGCATGATCGACGCGCTGCACGAAGACGCCGACGCGCTCGGCATCGAGCGCCCCAGCCACGAACCTCGCGCCACTGACTACATCCCGCAAATGCTGTCGATGATCGGCACGCTCGAGAAGAAAGGTCTGGCCTACCGTGCAGAGAACGGCGACGTGAACTACGCGATCCGCAAGTTCCCCGGCTACGGCAAGCTCAGCGGCAAGTCCATCGACGAGCTGCATGCGGGCGAGCGCGTGGCCGTGCTCGACGGCAAGGACGACCCGCTCGACCCCGTGCTCTGGAAGAGCGCCAAGGCGAGCGAGCCCGACGAGGTGAAGTGGGCCAGCGAGTTCGGCGCGGGCCGCCCGGGCTGGCACATCGAGTGCTCGGCCATGGCCTGCGAACTGCTCGGCGAAACGCTCGACATCCATGGCGGCGGCGAAGACCTGCAGTTCCCGCACCACGAGAACGAAATTGCGCAGAGCGAAGGCGCAACCGGCAAGCCGCTGTCCAACTACTGGATGCACAACGGCTTCATCGTGACCGACAACGAGAAGATGTCCAAGAGCTTGGGCAACTTCTTCCTGATTCGCGATGTGCTCAAGAAGTACGACGCGGAAACCATCCGCTTCTTTGTCGTGCGGGCGCACTATCGCCGTCCGCTCAACTACAGCGACGTGCACCTGGACGACGCCCGCAATTCGCTGAAGCGGCTTTATACGGCGCTCGAACTGGTCGCGCCCGAGGCCGTGGCCATCGACTGGAGCGATCCGTACGCGGCTCGCTTCAAGTCCGCCATGGACGAGGACTTTGCAACGCCCGAAGCCGTTGCCGTGCTGTTCGATCTGGCGGGCGAGGTGAACCGCACGCGGTCGGCCGCGCAGGCCGGCTTGCTGAAGGCGCTGGGCGGCTGCCTGAACATTCTGCAGAGCGATCCGACCAGCTTCCTGCGTGCAGGCACCACGCTGGACGAAGCCACCATCCAGGCGCAAATCGATGCACGCGCGGCCGCCAAGGCCGCAAAGAACTTTGCCGAGGCCGACCGCATCCGCAACGACCTTCTGGCGCAGGGCATCGTGCTCAAGGATTCGCCCACCGGCACGACCTGGGCCGCAGCGCAGTGA